Proteins from one Fervidicoccaceae archaeon genomic window:
- a CDS encoding 4Fe-4S dicluster domain-containing protein: MVRYGFLYDESRCISCLSCVIACSSNNYGEFMEDQNPNPFWRTLATNIRVVIKEVGRAEINLLSCQHCERPPCVEVCPTGASHIDRSNGLVEIDYEKCIGCKACVTACPYNARWLDKVKMLPMKCMGEACKARVSRGELPFCVAVCPANARAFGDLDNPNSDISKRIATAKTVRLKESLGTEPKFFVVRG; encoded by the coding sequence ATGGTCAGATATGGTTTCCTATACGATGAGAGCAGATGCATATCGTGCTTATCCTGTGTCATAGCATGCTCGTCGAACAACTATGGAGAATTCATGGAGGATCAGAATCCGAATCCTTTCTGGAGGACGTTAGCTACAAACATAAGAGTTGTTATCAAGGAGGTTGGAAGGGCAGAGATCAACCTTCTCTCTTGCCAACACTGCGAGAGACCCCCTTGCGTTGAGGTTTGCCCAACAGGAGCATCCCACATTGACAGAAGCAATGGGCTCGTCGAAATAGATTATGAGAAATGCATAGGATGCAAGGCCTGCGTAACTGCCTGTCCCTACAACGCCAGATGGCTTGATAAGGTCAAGATGCTTCCCATGAAGTGCATGGGAGAAGCATGCAAGGCTAGAGTGAGCAGGGGGGAGCTTCCGTTCTGTGTGGCCGTCTGCCCAGCAAATGCTAGAGCCTTCGGAGACCTGGATAATCCTAACAGCGACATAAGCAAGAGAATAGCAACTGCCAAGACAGTTAGGCTCAAGGAATCACTTGGAACAGAACCAAAGTTCTTCGTTGTTAGGGGGTGA